One genomic region from Amia ocellicauda isolate fAmiCal2 chromosome 4, fAmiCal2.hap1, whole genome shotgun sequence encodes:
- the lrrc10b gene encoding leucine-rich repeat-containing protein 10B encodes MGNSGGKEGTKEAGEEGGGAAEEEEEEEEEGELPLAVEEALASGDTVLDLSERRLRRLPKRVCQLQHLERLYACTNRLRGVPEGLGGLQGLRILALDFNKIEEVPAAVCQLAGLTRLYLGSNRLMSLPAELRNLQSLRCLWVESNYFQRFPPPLLDLPQLRSLQIGDNRLRRLPAELPRMTALRGLWLYGNRFSEFPRPLLRMEGLEILDLDRNRIAAFPSLEHLDRLRLFSYDHNPAKTPPRAGEQVTLVGEGAQEIREAREAKREKERRLAEEEREREREREEERQKEELRHREGVGTVIHGILKNSTPAGQSQGSPGVEAGRPGRLADGAVEGSGLEYEEGAGYEREELLCEGEGFEFGGESLEYESAELDYEYEDGLERPEGPGAGV; translated from the coding sequence ATGGGTAACTCGGGGGGCAAGGAGGGGACGAAGGAGGCCGGGGAGGAGGGCGGGGGGGCAgcggaagaggaggaggaggaggaggaggagggggagctaCCCCTGGCCGTGGAGGAGGCGCTGGCCAGCGGAGACACCGTGCTGGACCTGAGCGAGCGCCGCCTGCGCCGCCTGCCCAAGAGAGTGTGCCAGCTGCAGCACCTGGAACGGCTGTACGCATGCACCAACCGGCTGCGCGGCGTGCCGGAGGGACTTGGGGGGCTGCAGGGGCTGCGCATCCTGGCGCTGGACTTCAACAAGATCGAGGAGGTTCCTGCTGCAGTGTGCCAGCTGGCCGGCCTCACCCGCCTGTACCTGGGAAGCAACCGGCTCATGAGCCTGCCGGCAGAGCTACGCAACCTGCAGAGCCTGCGCTGCCTGTGGGTTGAGAGCAACTACTTCCAACGCTTCCCCCCACCACTGCTGGACCTGCCCCAGTTGCGCTCCCTGCAGATAGGCGACAACCGCCTACGCCGCCTGCCCGCCGAACTGCCCCGCATGACCGCGCTGCGCGGGCTCTGGCTCTACGGCAACCGCTTCTCTGAGTTCCCCCGGCCACTGCTGCGTATGGAGGGGCTGGAGATCCTGGACCTGGACCGCAACCGCATCGCCGCCTTCCCCAGCCTGGAGCACCTGGACCGGCTGCGCCTGTTCTCCTACGACCACAACCCTGCCAAGACCCCCCCCCGGGCAGGTGAGCAGGTGACgctggtgggggagggggcgcAGGAGATCCGTGAGGCCCgcgaggccaagagggagaaggagCGGCGGCTggcggaggaggagagggagcgggagcgggagagggaggaggagaggcaAAAGGAGGAGCTGAGGCACAGGGAGGGGGTCGGCACAGTCATTCACGGCATCTTGAAGAACAGCACGCCTGCCGGCCAATCGCAGGGCTCCCCAGGGGTGGAGGCAGGGCGTCCCGGCCGGCTGGCCGACGGGGCGGTGGAAGGGTCGGGCTTGGAGTACGAAGAGGGGGCGGGGTACGAAAGGGAGGAGCTGCTGTGTGAGGGCGAGGGGTTCGAGTTTGGGGGCGAGAGTCTGGAGTACGAGAGTGCGGAGCTCGACTACGAGTACGAGGACGGCCTGGAGCGCCCCGAGGGGCCCGGGGCGGGGGTCTGA